The proteins below come from a single Hippocampus zosterae strain Florida chromosome 5, ASM2543408v3, whole genome shotgun sequence genomic window:
- the si:dkey-79d12.4 gene encoding zinc finger protein 70: MSHYTSHNITATCHICNITFRHLSTLSLHLDNAHCPPVCWKCSRSFSNVWDLNKHAEEHCSASTDERSDLASDMELATSLEKSENSADYKPGRSLDSDDVSTDESTSSATGDDIDFDFKAAQGDLSDAESDEDTNSSSTESADFADHASRGKSTLPAIKDSICKECGRGPFRSIKLHLRHCTSLLGKTFQCFRCKMFFPNEAALNEHRTFLYSCDVCGQVFSNWDAHHQHQPPNRGRLCLICFCSESMPKACAICKSFFVNEKFLLAHVTRVHTSVVSTKLCIINKPLGLTDNEVSMNAVTKTTPKVVINTKHIIGHGQLPADHTYSFSDEAETSHPDPSCSASRPTILALLENQSQELASTKRTKTRRCSRMLRTCRQCGTILRQPYLAISHRYLHRGSRSHRCQCGRAFKHRLHLLRHRVQHAEAKNYICVNCGNTFTGARLLAEHLKGKTRKKKQCQGSCRMPLACSCGHFFYRASAYIWHQIKNNVKTRHFENICK, translated from the coding sequence ATGTCCCACTACACCAGCCACAACATTACAGCCACCTGCCACATCTGCAACATCACCTTCCGACATTTGTCAACGCTCTCCTTACACTTGGACAATGCACACTGTCCGCCGGTGTGCTGGAAGTGTTCTCGGTCTTTTAGTAACGTATGGGACCTTAACAAACATGCGGAAGAACACTGCTCGGCCTCAACGGACGAAAGGAGCGACCTAGCGTCAGACATGGAGCTGGCGACGAGCCTGGAGAAGTCTGAAAACAGCGCAGACTACAAACCGGGAAGATCCCTCGACTCTGATGACGTGAGCACAGATGAGTCAACAAGCAGTGCCACTGGTGATGATATTGACTTTGACTTCAAAGCAGCTCAAGGTGATCTCAGTGACGCAGAATCCGATGAGGACACAAACTCGAGTTCGACGGAGTCCGCGGATTTTGCAGACCATGCCAGTAGAGGCAAGTCCACCCTCCCTGCTATCAAGGACtccatttgcaaagaatgtggcCGAGGCCCCTTCAGGTCCATTAAGCTGCATCTGCGCCACTGCACCAGCCTGTTGGGCAAAACATTTCAATGCTTTCGCTGCAAGATGTTCTTTCCTAACGAGGCGGCTCTCAATGAGCACCGCACTTTCTTGTACTCTTGTGACGTCTGCGGCCAGGTGTTCAGTAACTGGGACGCGCACCATCAGCACCAGCCTCCCAACCGAGGCCGCTTGTGCTTGATCTGCTTCTGCTCCGAATCCATGCCCAAAGCGTGTGCCATATGCAAATCCTTCTTTGTCAATGAAAAGTTCTTGTTGGCCCACGTCACCCGAGTTCACACGTCGGTGGTCAGCACTAAGTTGTGCATCATCAACAAACCGTTGGGCTTGACGGACAATGAGGTGTCGATGAATGCGGTCACAAAGACTACTCCTAAGGTCGTCATTAACACCAAACACATCATTGGACATGGACAGCTCCCTGCGGACCACACATATTCTTTTTCTGATGAGGCTGAGACAAGCCACCCTGACCCATCATGCTCAGCTTCACGACCCACAATTCTGGCCTTGTTGGAAAATCAAAGCCAGGAGTTGGCCTCGACAAAGCGCACAAAAACTCGCCGGTGTTCCAGGATGCTGCGCACCTGCCGACAGTGCGGCACCATCCTTCGGCAGCCCTATCTAGCCATTAGCCATCGCTACCTCCACCGAGGCAGCCGCTCGCACCGGTGCCAATGCGGCCGCGCCTTCAAGCACCGGCTGCACCTCCTGCGGCACCGTGTGCAGCATGCTGAGGCCAAGAATTATATCTGCGTCAACTGCGGGAACACCTTCACCGGAGCTAGACTCTTAGCCGAGCACCTGAAGGGAAAGACTAGGAAAAAGAAACAATGCCAGGGAAGTTGCAGGATGCCCCTTGCATGCAGCTGTGGGCATTTCTTTTATCGGGCATCTGCCTACATATGGCATCAGAttaaaaacaatgtgaaaaccagacattttgaaaacatctgTAAATGA
- the smg9 gene encoding nonsense-mediated mRNA decay factor SMG9: MSESGHSQPGIYGPGRRRRRRRGDRDIGPAGQNLSGPSRDREYQPRERRDGSEEPQGPLIQKTPIILAKPPGERAKPLQSTVVSAAPVLDKPIMLMKARDDTVKPTTPPEATPQSTGPGPSKVEREGQRPTQPVYQIQNRGMGASATSSAVDPLVGQSKLIPPEKMKHSIKLVDEQLNWCDSAMEYLRDQTDMLVVGVIGLQGTGKSTVMSLLSANTPEEDQRGYAFRAQTQEMKERGGNQSTGIDFFITQERIIFLDTQPMLSPSILDHLINNDRKLPPEYNLPYTYVEMQSLQIASFLFTVCHVVIVVQDWFTDLNLYRFLQTAEMLKPSTPSASHDSTGSSGSEDGAEYYPHIVFLQNKSRREDFCPRNLKDMHMVVDKLMAHSHLKYKGSVSMLDCNIFPGLGQNYMTTEVNMFLLPMQDIDSEDNLTKAGSTMTYPLFSLLPGYKGHPSFSTMISKLRSQILAMPRCQLSHTILTEKNWFHYAARIWDGVKKSSALSEYSRLLG; the protein is encoded by the exons ATGTCAGAATCAGGCCACAGTCAGCCTGGCATATATGGACCGGGGCGTCGGAGACGGCGACGTCGTGGCGACCGGGACATTGGACCTGCAGGCCAGAACCTGTCCGGTCCCAGTCGGGATCGAGAATACCAACCGCGGGAACGAAGG GACGGAAGTGAGGAACCACAAGGTCCTCTGATTCAGAAGACTCCCATCATTCTGGCCAAGCCCCCCGGGGAGAGG gccaAGCCATTACAGAGTACGGTTGTCAGCGCAGCTCCAGTTCTTGACAAGCCGATCATGCTCATGAAGGCTCGGGACGACACGGTGAAACCGACCACTCCTCCAGAAGCGACGCCTCAGTCTACCGGTCCCGGACCCTCCAAAGTGGAGAGGGAAGGCCAGCGACCCACCCAGCCTGTCTACCAGATCCAGAACCGAGGAATGGGTGCCTCTGCAACAAGCAGCGCTGTGGATC CCTTGGTCGGCCAATCTAAACTCATCCCACCAGAGAAGATGAAGCACAGCATCAAGCTGGTGGATGAGCAGTTGAATTGGTGTGACAGTGCCATGGAG TACCTGCGGGACCAAACTGATATGCTGGTGGTGGGAGTCATTGGCCTGCAGGGAACTGGGAAATCAACTGTCATGTCTTTGCTGTCAGCCAACACCCCTGAAGAAGACCAAAG GGGTTACGCATTCAGAGCGCAGACTCAAGAGATGAAGGAGCGAGGTGGAAACCAGAGCACAGGAATTGACTTCTTCATCACGCAGGAGAGGATCATCTTCTTGGACACCCAG CCAATGCTCAGCCCCTCTATTCTGGACCACCTCATCAACAATGATCGCAAGTTGCCCCCGGAATACAATCTCCCTTACACCTATGTGGAGATGCAG TCTCTTCAGATTGCCTCCTTCCTGTTTACAGTGTGCCACGTGGTCATTGTGGTTCAAGATTGGTTCACTGACTTAAACCTCTACAG GTTTCTTCAAACGGCTGAAATGTTGAAACCTTCCACGCCGTCTGCAAGCCACGACAGCACGGGGTCGTCTGGTAGTGAGGACGGCGCAGAGTACTATCCACACATAG TGTTCCTCCAGAATAAGAGCAGGCGTGAGGACTTCTGCCCAAGGAATCTGAAAGACATGCATATGGTGGTGGACAAATTAATGGCCCACTCTCACCTCAAATACAAAG GTTCAGTGTCCATGCTGGACTGCAATATTTTCCCTGGTCTTGGCCAGAACTATATGACAACTGAAGTCAACATGTTCCTGCTCCCCATGCAGGACATTGACAGTGAGGATAATCTCACTAAAGCTG GATCCACAATGACGTATCCCCTCTTCTCCTTGCTCCCGGGTTACAAGGGACACCCTTCCTTCTCCACCATGATCTCCAAGCTGCGCAGCCAAATACTGGCCATGCCCCGGTGTCAGCTGTCACACACCATCCTCACTGAAAAGAACTG GTTTCACTATGCCGCTCGAATCTGGGATGGTGTCAAAAAGTCCTCCGCCCTCTCTGAATACAGCCGCTTGCTGGGCTAG
- the LOC127600768 gene encoding phospholipase A2 inhibitor gamma subunit B-like, translating into MHHRLLLLVILLLPEAYTLKCYECAAGSSATCIDTTKECPPMVTHCSALRIIMHSGESVIADINGKSCSFSAQCAQASVNFGKTRTVLTNECCTTDLCNSLPAPDYSKTRPSGRKCFTCNGLQCTSTVECQGNEYHCISTTVEIKGQRTTMKGCASKQMCTNTEQLEGLAGTRISCCEGDYCNGGSRPRASLLLLGAPLLFLIVLPYHAGLF; encoded by the exons ATGCATCACCGACTGCTCCTCCTTGTGATTTTACTCCTTCCTGAAG CCTATACGCTGAAGTGTTATGAATGTGCAGCAGGAAGCTCAGCCACCTGCATCGACACAACAAAAGAATGCCCCCCAATGGTGACTCATTGTAGCGCACTCAGAATCATCATGCATTCAG gCGAGTCAGTGATTGCAGACATCAATGGGAAAAGCTGCAGCTTCTCTGCACAGTGTGCACAAGCCTCAGTCAATTTTGGAAAGACCAGGACCGTACTCACCAACGAGTGTTGCACTACAGACTTGTGCAACAGCCTTCCTGCACCGG ACTACAGCAAGACCAGGCCCAGCGGTAGAAAATGCTTCACTTGTAATGGGCTACAGTGCACTAGTACTGTGGAATGTCAAGGCAATGAGTACCATTGCATCTCCACAACAG TGGAGATCAAGGGCCAAAGGACAACCATGAAGGGCTGTGCCTCCAAGCAAATGTGCACCAATACCGAACAACTGGAAGGGCTTGCTGGAACCCGAATCAGCTGCTGTGAGGGCGACTATTGCAACGGCGGCAGTAGACCAAGAGCCAGCCTCCTTCTCTTGGGAGCACCACTGCTGTTTCTCATTGTTTTGCCTTATCACGCAGGCCTATTCTGA